A genomic segment from Diceros bicornis minor isolate mBicDic1 chromosome 5, mDicBic1.mat.cur, whole genome shotgun sequence encodes:
- the GRAMD2A gene encoding GRAM domain-containing protein 2A isoform X1 — MTALSPVEAAEAGSNQQMRGKTASPKSPVSCTEKLDRVQAPLDSGLHWPEGLKGEEIKKFSRDATLLSKYNQQYHKLFKDIPLEEVVLKVCSCALQRDLLLQGRLYISPNWLCFHASLFGKDIKVVIPVVSVQMIKKHKMARLLPNGLAITTNTSQKYVFVSLLSRDSVYDMLRRVCTHLQPSSKKSLSVREFPEEPKCQSLEVLIPEMKWRKVCPASSSLSLPDNISCVPRASVDSTDGFFPSRKPPESENAVCEEEKLEKEPRSDGDLRLWDYLLLKVVFVLICFLVMSSSYLAFRISQLEQQLCSLNWDGPTPRHR; from the exons CAACCAACAGATGCGTGGAAAGACGGCCTCTCCGAAGAGCCCTGTGTCCTGCACAGAGAAACTAGACAGGGTTCAGGCACCCCTGGACTCCGG TCTGCACTGGCCCGAAGGCTTGAAGGGTGAAGAGATAAAGAAGTTCAGCCGAGATGCG ACATTACTGAGTAAATACAACCAGCAATACCACAAGCTGTTTAAGGACATCCCCTTGGAGGAGGTGGTTCTCAAAG TGTGCTCCTGTGCCCTCCAGAGGGACCTCCTCCTCCAGGGCCGGCTCTACATCTCCCCCAACTGGCTCTGCTTCCATGCCAGCCTATTTGGCAAGGATATCAAG GTGGTCATTCCCGTGGTCTCTGTGCAAATGATCAAAAAACACAAGATGGCGCGGCTCCTTCCCAATGGCCTGGCCATCACCACCAACACCAGCCAGAAG TATGTCTTTGTGTCACTGCTCTCCCGGGACAGTGTATATGACATGCTGAGGAGGGTGTGCACCCACCTACAG cCTTCCAGCAAgaagagtctgagtgtaagagaATTTCCAGAGGAACCTAAGTGCCAGTCTCTG GAAGTCCTCATCCCTGAGATGAAGTGGAGAAAAGTGTGCCCTGCATCTAGCTCCCTGTCCCTCCCAGACAATATCTCTTGTGTCCCTCGGGCATCTGTGGACTCCACAGACGGCTTCTttccctccaggaagcctccagaGTCTG AAAATGCTGTCTGTGAGGAGGAGAAGCTGGAGAAGGAGCCCAGGAGCGATGGGGATCTGAGGCTCTGGGATTATCTGCTCCTCAAGGTCGTCTTCGTGCT GATCTGCTTCTTGGTCATGTCCTCATCCTATCTGGCATTCCGTATCTCCCAGCTGGAGCAGCAGTTATGCTCACTGAATTGGGATGGCCCAACCCCTCGGCACAG GTAA
- the GRAMD2A gene encoding GRAM domain-containing protein 2A isoform X2 produces MTALSPVEAAEAGSNQQMRGKTASPKSPVSCTEKLDRVQAPLDSGLHWPEGLKGEEIKKFSRDATLLSKYNQQYHKLFKDIPLEEVVLKVCSCALQRDLLLQGRLYISPNWLCFHASLFGKDIKVVIPVVSVQMIKKHKMARLLPNGLAITTNTSQKYVFVSLLSRDSVYDMLRRVCTHLQPSSKKSLSVREFPEEPKCQSLEVLIPEMKWRKVCPASSSLSLPDNISCVPRASVDSTDGFFPSRKPPESENAVCEEEKLEKEPRSDGDLRLWDYLLLKVVFVLICFLVMSSSYLAFRISQLEQQLCSLNWDGPTPRHR; encoded by the exons CAACCAACAGATGCGTGGAAAGACGGCCTCTCCGAAGAGCCCTGTGTCCTGCACAGAGAAACTAGACAGGGTTCAGGCACCCCTGGACTCCGG TCTGCACTGGCCCGAAGGCTTGAAGGGTGAAGAGATAAAGAAGTTCAGCCGAGATGCG ACATTACTGAGTAAATACAACCAGCAATACCACAAGCTGTTTAAGGACATCCCCTTGGAGGAGGTGGTTCTCAAAG TGTGCTCCTGTGCCCTCCAGAGGGACCTCCTCCTCCAGGGCCGGCTCTACATCTCCCCCAACTGGCTCTGCTTCCATGCCAGCCTATTTGGCAAGGATATCAAG GTGGTCATTCCCGTGGTCTCTGTGCAAATGATCAAAAAACACAAGATGGCGCGGCTCCTTCCCAATGGCCTGGCCATCACCACCAACACCAGCCAGAAG TATGTCTTTGTGTCACTGCTCTCCCGGGACAGTGTATATGACATGCTGAGGAGGGTGTGCACCCACCTACAG cCTTCCAGCAAgaagagtctgagtgtaagagaATTTCCAGAGGAACCTAAGTGCCAGTCTCTG GAAGTCCTCATCCCTGAGATGAAGTGGAGAAAAGTGTGCCCTGCATCTAGCTCCCTGTCCCTCCCAGACAATATCTCTTGTGTCCCTCGGGCATCTGTGGACTCCACAGACGGCTTCTttccctccaggaagcctccagaGTCTG AAAATGCTGTCTGTGAGGAGGAGAAGCTGGAGAAGGAGCCCAGGAGCGATGGGGATCTGAGGCTCTGGGATTATCTGCTCCTCAAGGTCGTCTTCGTGCT GATCTGCTTCTTGGTCATGTCCTCATCCTATCTGGCATTCCGTATCTCCCAGCTGGAGCAGCAGTTATGCTCACTGAATTGGGATGGCCCAACCCCTCGGCACAGGTGA